One segment of Amycolatopsis alba DSM 44262 DNA contains the following:
- a CDS encoding carbon-nitrogen hydrolase family protein → MRVATVQPFTVPADLSANIAEHARLLRNVEADLAVFPELSLTGLEFEALAADPGLWLTREDPRLAPLRDACRASGAHAVVGLPLMEDDRRYIGSLVLGPDGETFATYAKRNLHDSEEELFDAGERQVILDVGGRRLGLAICLDAANPDHSRELAEAGADVYVLSALFGDGQEQRLLDQVGVAAGHGMWVVLSQYSGKTGGMAAFGGSGVWKPGGAAEVRLGGEVSEWAYATITS, encoded by the coding sequence ATGCGAGTCGCCACCGTGCAGCCGTTCACCGTCCCCGCGGACCTTTCCGCGAACATTGCCGAACACGCCAGGCTCCTCCGGAACGTGGAGGCCGACCTCGCTGTCTTCCCTGAACTTTCCTTGACCGGCTTGGAGTTCGAGGCGCTCGCCGCGGATCCGGGACTCTGGCTGACGCGGGAGGATCCGCGCCTCGCACCGCTCCGGGACGCTTGCCGGGCGAGCGGTGCCCACGCCGTCGTCGGGCTTCCGCTGATGGAGGACGACCGGCGGTACATCGGTTCGCTCGTCCTCGGGCCGGACGGCGAAACCTTTGCCACCTATGCGAAGCGGAACTTGCACGACAGCGAAGAAGAGCTGTTCGACGCCGGCGAGCGCCAGGTGATCCTCGACGTCGGAGGCAGGCGTCTCGGCCTCGCGATCTGCCTCGACGCCGCGAACCCGGACCACTCACGGGAACTCGCCGAGGCGGGCGCCGACGTCTACGTTCTCAGCGCGCTCTTCGGCGACGGGCAGGAACAGCGACTGCTCGACCAGGTCGGTGTCGCGGCCGGGCACGGGATGTGGGTGGTGCTGTCCCAGTATTCCGGCAAGACCGGCGGGATGGCCGCGTTCGGCGGCAGCGGCGTGTGGAAGCCCGGAGGTGCCGCCGAGGTACGCCTCGGCGGCGAGGTCTCCGAATGGGCCTACGCGACGATCACCTCCTGA
- a CDS encoding MerR family transcriptional regulator has product MKIGELARKTGVSVRALRYYEEEGLISPGREGNGYRDFCDGSVEAVLQIRGMLDAGLPTRLIREVLPYLDGPGDVRPKVPCEYMIDEVARQREVLDRRIALMTRNRDALDAYLRDLTLTQT; this is encoded by the coding sequence GTGAAGATAGGCGAACTCGCGCGGAAGACCGGGGTCAGCGTCCGCGCGCTGCGCTATTACGAGGAAGAGGGCCTGATCAGCCCCGGCAGGGAAGGCAACGGCTACCGCGACTTCTGCGACGGCTCGGTCGAGGCCGTCCTCCAGATCCGCGGGATGCTCGACGCGGGACTTCCGACGAGGCTGATCCGCGAAGTCCTCCCGTACCTCGACGGGCCCGGCGACGTCCGGCCGAAGGTGCCGTGCGAGTACATGATCGACGAGGTCGCGCGGCAGCGGGAAGTCCTCGATCGCCGGATCGCGCTCATGACCCGCAATCGCGACGCCCTCGACGCGTACCTCCGCGACTTGACCCTCACGCAAACGTGA
- a CDS encoding quinone oxidoreductase family protein, with protein MTSMRALRQDSANGPEDLRLITDAPVPVPGPGEILVKVAAAGVNFADVMQTRGTYEGGPEAPYLAGFEAAGEVVAVGDGVTAPAVGDHVVGTGGGAFAEYVVMSAAVAVPVPEGWSDEQAAGLILNWVTALAALKPLGRVAAGETVLVQAATGGVGQAAVRLAKHYGATVIGTASPGKHDSVRALGADRVLGYGEETGDVDLVLESVGGTTFAASLAAAKRVTGRVVVYGVAGGEVAITNRDLNFRHQIHLIGLHLGVLIERAPAIFAELMDELRALIADGVCAPGTPTVYDLAHGPKVLAELEARVTSGKLVLRP; from the coding sequence ATGACTTCGATGCGTGCTTTGCGACAGGACTCCGCGAACGGACCTGAAGACCTCCGCCTGATCACCGACGCCCCCGTTCCGGTGCCGGGACCAGGCGAAATCCTGGTGAAGGTGGCCGCCGCCGGTGTCAACTTCGCCGACGTCATGCAGACGCGGGGCACTTACGAGGGCGGTCCGGAAGCGCCGTACCTCGCCGGATTCGAGGCCGCCGGCGAGGTCGTGGCCGTGGGGGACGGCGTGACCGCGCCGGCCGTCGGCGATCACGTCGTCGGGACCGGCGGCGGAGCCTTCGCCGAGTACGTGGTCATGTCCGCGGCCGTTGCGGTCCCGGTACCGGAGGGCTGGTCGGACGAGCAGGCGGCCGGGCTGATCCTGAACTGGGTCACCGCGCTCGCCGCGCTCAAACCGCTGGGGCGGGTGGCCGCCGGTGAGACCGTGCTGGTCCAGGCGGCGACAGGCGGGGTCGGGCAGGCCGCGGTCCGGCTGGCCAAGCACTACGGGGCCACCGTCATCGGCACCGCGTCGCCGGGCAAGCACGATTCGGTGCGGGCGCTGGGCGCCGACCGTGTCCTCGGCTACGGCGAGGAGACCGGGGACGTGGATCTCGTGCTCGAATCGGTCGGCGGGACGACGTTCGCCGCGAGTCTCGCCGCCGCCAAGCGGGTCACCGGACGCGTCGTGGTCTACGGCGTCGCCGGGGGAGAGGTCGCGATCACCAACCGGGACTTGAACTTCCGGCACCAGATCCACCTGATCGGCCTGCATCTCGGCGTTCTGATCGAGCGCGCGCCCGCGATCTTCGCGGAGCTGATGGACGAGCTGCGGGCACTCATCGCCGACGGCGTCTGCGCTCCGGGAACTCCGACGGTGTACGACCTCGCGCACGGGCCCAAAGTGCTGGCGGAGCTGGAGGCGCGGGTGACTTCGGGCAAGCTCGTCCTGCGACCTTGA
- a CDS encoding MFS transporter → MSQRALALAVLCAVSLMVVLDGSIVAVALPAIQNDLGFTPPTLAWVVNAYLIAFAGLLLLSGRLGDVIGRKRVFLTGLGVFTLASLLCGIAQDQTQLLVFRFLQGAGGALASAVVLGMITTLYPEPRARAKAIGVYSFTQAAGASIGLIAGGTLTQLLDWHWTFFVNLPIGAVALALAVRLLEPDHGTGPRGGVDVAGAGLVTGGLMLLVYTIVKAEEYTWADGRTLGLLAVSLLLLAGFVLRQAKAREPLLPLRLFRSRAVSGANTVMVLMVAGLFGFQFITALYLQRVLRLDALSTGFAFLPAPVSIAVMSLVFAGKLNHRFGARTVLVTGLSLVALALGLLATVEAAGNYATDVLPALVLMGVGFGAAMPALMGLAMSGVAAGVASGLINTTQQIGAAIGTAVLATAAASRTGSLLTEGTAMPEALTGGYRTAYALSAGLLALAAFVAAVVLRERKAQEVIVA, encoded by the coding sequence ATGTCACAGCGCGCTCTCGCTCTTGCAGTGCTTTGCGCCGTCTCGCTGATGGTCGTCCTCGACGGCTCGATCGTCGCCGTCGCGCTGCCCGCGATCCAGAACGACCTCGGCTTCACCCCGCCGACCCTCGCCTGGGTGGTCAACGCCTACCTGATCGCGTTCGCCGGGCTGCTCCTGCTGTCCGGCAGGCTGGGCGACGTGATCGGCCGGAAACGGGTCTTCCTGACCGGGCTCGGCGTGTTCACCCTCGCTTCGCTGCTCTGCGGAATCGCGCAGGACCAGACGCAGCTCCTCGTGTTCCGCTTCCTGCAGGGCGCGGGCGGCGCGCTCGCCTCGGCCGTCGTACTCGGCATGATCACCACGCTCTACCCGGAACCACGGGCGCGGGCGAAGGCCATCGGCGTCTACAGCTTCACCCAGGCCGCGGGCGCGTCGATCGGGCTCATCGCGGGCGGCACCCTCACCCAGCTGCTCGACTGGCACTGGACGTTTTTCGTCAACCTGCCGATCGGCGCGGTCGCGCTGGCGCTGGCCGTCCGGCTGCTCGAACCCGACCACGGGACCGGACCGCGCGGCGGCGTCGACGTCGCCGGCGCCGGGCTGGTCACCGGCGGGCTGATGCTGCTGGTCTACACGATCGTCAAGGCCGAGGAGTACACCTGGGCCGACGGCCGCACGCTCGGGCTGCTCGCGGTGTCACTGCTGCTGCTCGCCGGGTTCGTGCTCCGCCAGGCGAAAGCGCGCGAACCGTTGCTGCCGCTGCGGCTCTTCCGCTCACGGGCGGTGTCCGGGGCGAACACGGTGATGGTCCTGATGGTCGCCGGGCTGTTCGGCTTCCAGTTCATCACCGCGCTGTACCTGCAACGGGTGCTTCGGCTCGACGCGCTGAGCACCGGGTTCGCCTTCCTCCCCGCCCCGGTGTCGATCGCGGTGATGTCCCTGGTCTTCGCCGGGAAACTGAACCACCGTTTCGGAGCGCGAACGGTCCTTGTGACCGGGCTTTCGCTGGTCGCGCTGGCGCTCGGGCTCCTCGCCACGGTGGAGGCAGCGGGGAACTACGCGACGGACGTCCTGCCCGCGCTCGTCCTGATGGGTGTCGGGTTCGGCGCGGCGATGCCCGCGCTGATGGGGCTGGCGATGTCCGGCGTCGCCGCCGGGGTCGCTTCGGGATTGATCAACACCACCCAGCAGATCGGGGCGGCGATCGGTACCGCGGTGCTCGCGACCGCCGCCGCGTCCCGGACCGGCTCACTGCTGACCGAAGGCACCGCGATGCCCGAAGCGCTCACTGGCGGCTATCGGACCGCGTACGCGTTGAGCGCCGGGCTGCTCGCTCTCGCCGCCTTCGTCGCGGCTGTGGTCCTGCGCGAGAGGAAGGCTCAGGAGGTGATCGTCGCGTAG
- a CDS encoding C4-dicarboxylate transporter DctA, translating to MHYLYLAVIAAVVLGVIVGFAAPDLAKELKPLGTGFVNLIKMMISPIIFCTIVLGIGSVAKAAKVGKVGLLSLGYFLMMSTFALAIGLVVGNLLHPGQGLHLDPAAAAKAHTQAEGAEGTVDFLLGIIPTSFGSAFTEGQVLQTLLVALLAGFAVQKLGTKGEPIRRGIEHIQRLVFRILAMIMWAAPVGAFGAIAAVVGETGWGALRSLAVIMIGFYLTCLVFVFGVLGTVLWLGARVNIFTLLRYLGREFLLILSTSSSESALPRLIAKMEHLGVSKPVVGITVPTGYSFNLDGTAIYLTMATLFIASAQDQPLGVGEQISLLLFMIIASKGAAGVSGAGIATLAGGLQSHRPELVDGVGFILGIDRFMSEARALTNFAGNAVATVLVGTWTKEFDRDQANRVFSGQAPFDEATLIDDHAPDPHEDRDGEREKAAANA from the coding sequence ATGCACTACCTGTACCTGGCCGTGATCGCGGCGGTCGTCCTCGGCGTCATCGTCGGGTTCGCCGCGCCGGATCTGGCCAAGGAGCTCAAGCCGCTCGGCACGGGCTTCGTCAACCTGATCAAGATGATGATCTCCCCCATCATCTTCTGCACCATCGTGCTCGGCATCGGATCGGTGGCGAAGGCCGCGAAGGTCGGCAAGGTCGGGTTGCTGTCGCTCGGCTACTTCCTGATGATGTCGACGTTCGCGCTCGCGATCGGCCTCGTCGTCGGCAACCTCCTGCACCCTGGACAGGGCCTGCACCTCGACCCCGCCGCCGCCGCGAAGGCGCACACGCAGGCCGAGGGCGCCGAGGGCACCGTCGACTTCCTGCTCGGCATCATCCCGACCAGCTTCGGTTCCGCCTTCACCGAAGGCCAGGTGCTGCAGACGCTGCTGGTCGCGCTGCTCGCCGGATTCGCCGTCCAGAAGCTCGGCACCAAGGGCGAACCGATCCGCCGCGGCATCGAGCACATCCAGCGGCTCGTGTTCCGGATCCTCGCGATGATCATGTGGGCCGCCCCGGTGGGCGCGTTCGGCGCGATCGCCGCGGTGGTCGGCGAGACCGGCTGGGGCGCGCTGCGCAGCCTCGCCGTCATCATGATCGGCTTCTACCTGACCTGCCTGGTGTTCGTGTTCGGTGTGCTCGGCACGGTCCTGTGGCTCGGCGCACGGGTCAACATCTTCACCCTGCTGAGGTACCTCGGCCGCGAGTTCCTGCTGATCCTGTCGACGTCGTCGTCCGAGTCGGCCCTGCCGCGGCTGATCGCGAAGATGGAGCACCTCGGGGTTTCCAAGCCCGTCGTCGGCATCACGGTCCCCACCGGCTACTCGTTCAACCTCGACGGCACGGCCATCTACCTGACGATGGCGACGCTGTTCATCGCCAGCGCGCAGGACCAGCCGCTGGGCGTCGGCGAGCAGATCTCCTTGCTGCTGTTCATGATCATCGCGTCGAAGGGCGCGGCGGGCGTCAGCGGTGCCGGTATCGCCACCCTCGCAGGCGGACTGCAGTCACACCGGCCGGAACTGGTCGACGGCGTCGGCTTCATCCTCGGCATCGACCGGTTCATGTCCGAAGCCCGCGCGCTGACCAACTTCGCGGGCAACGCCGTCGCGACCGTCCTGGTCGGCACGTGGACCAAGGAGTTCGACCGCGACCAGGCGAACCGGGTCTTCAGCGGCCAGGCCCCGTTCGACGAAGCCACCCTGATCGACGATCACGCCCCGGATCCCCACGAGGACCGTGACGGCGAACGGGAGAAGGCCGCGGCGAACGCGTAA
- a CDS encoding response regulator yields the protein MIKVLVVEDEPVAADAHRVYVERMPGFTVSGVVHSGGDALRFCEREPVDLVLLDFYLPDTHGLAVCRSLRAAGLPIDVIAVTSARDLALVKAAVSVGVVQYLLKPFTFASLREKLERYAEFHGASGEVTGQAEIDRALGTLRTTERQALPKGMSGQTLEAITDVLASAADGLSAGAAATAIGASRVTARRYLEYLADNGLAQREPRYGQVGRPEVWYKPKTV from the coding sequence ATGATCAAGGTGCTGGTCGTCGAGGACGAACCGGTGGCCGCCGACGCGCATCGGGTGTACGTGGAGCGGATGCCCGGCTTCACCGTGTCCGGCGTCGTCCATTCCGGCGGGGACGCGTTGCGGTTCTGCGAACGCGAACCGGTCGACCTGGTGCTGCTGGACTTCTACCTGCCGGACACGCACGGGCTCGCGGTCTGCCGGTCCCTGCGCGCCGCCGGTCTGCCGATCGACGTCATCGCGGTGACCTCGGCGCGCGATCTGGCGCTGGTCAAGGCCGCCGTGTCCGTCGGCGTGGTGCAGTACCTGCTGAAACCGTTCACTTTCGCTTCCCTGCGGGAGAAATTGGAGCGGTACGCCGAGTTCCACGGCGCTTCGGGCGAGGTCACCGGGCAGGCCGAGATCGACCGCGCGCTCGGCACCCTGCGCACCACCGAGCGGCAGGCGCTGCCGAAGGGGATGAGCGGGCAGACCCTGGAGGCGATCACCGACGTCCTCGCCTCGGCCGCGGACGGTCTCTCCGCCGGGGCCGCCGCGACCGCGATCGGCGCGTCCCGCGTCACCGCGCGGCGCTACCTCGAATACCTCGCCGACAACGGCCTCGCCCAGCGCGAGCCCCGCTACGGCCAGGTCGGCCGCCCCGAGGTCTGGTACAAGCCGAAAACCGTATAA
- a CDS encoding DUF6000 family protein: MPDAIDRYVPARYSKLLHGNFAGMLSGPDGEPFLRDLVEDARRITDEDLEFLFDAGWRERITAAWLIGVDRRTAWRGRLRELLLESGMVFAGQGYCFALARFGTLADAEILVSYLDHYLARPDLRYDQAWALAALHHIDADLRTAYTSRYLRPGGLWESWSATNSTDLPFHKWYFDMLCSHVQRAVHVRQ; the protein is encoded by the coding sequence ATGCCGGACGCCATCGACCGCTACGTGCCCGCGCGCTATTCGAAGCTGCTGCACGGCAACTTCGCCGGGATGCTGAGCGGCCCCGACGGCGAGCCGTTCCTGCGCGACCTCGTCGAAGACGCGCGGCGGATCACCGACGAGGACCTGGAGTTCCTTTTCGACGCCGGCTGGCGGGAAAGGATCACCGCCGCCTGGCTGATCGGCGTCGATCGCCGCACCGCGTGGCGCGGGCGCCTGCGTGAACTGCTCCTGGAGAGCGGGATGGTCTTCGCCGGGCAGGGCTACTGCTTCGCGCTGGCGCGGTTCGGCACCCTCGCCGACGCCGAGATCCTCGTGTCCTATCTGGACCACTACCTCGCACGACCGGACCTGCGCTACGACCAGGCGTGGGCGCTCGCGGCCCTGCACCACATCGACGCCGACCTCCGGACGGCCTACACGTCACGCTATCTGCGTCCGGGCGGCCTGTGGGAAAGCTGGTCCGCGACGAACAGCACGGACCTGCCGTTCCACAAGTGGTACTTCGACATGCTGTGCTCGCACGTCCAGCGAGCGGTGCACGTCAGGCAGTGA
- a CDS encoding winged helix-turn-helix transcriptional regulator, which translates to MSQGNSDVTAQARVVDPEKLEVCTVLEVINRISGKWAIGILLEATRGPVRFTELERSVEGISRRMLTLTLRNLERDGLLVRTVYPTVPPKVEYEATAMAKELYASLSGLLTWAERHRDSIAASRVVYDERVTA; encoded by the coding sequence ATGTCCCAGGGGAACAGCGATGTGACCGCGCAGGCCAGGGTGGTGGACCCGGAGAAACTCGAGGTGTGCACCGTGCTCGAGGTGATCAACCGGATCAGCGGCAAGTGGGCGATCGGCATCCTGCTGGAGGCCACCCGCGGTCCGGTGCGCTTCACCGAACTGGAGCGGTCGGTGGAGGGGATCAGCAGGCGGATGCTCACGCTGACGTTGCGGAACCTCGAACGCGACGGCTTGCTCGTCCGCACCGTGTACCCGACTGTGCCGCCGAAGGTGGAGTACGAGGCCACAGCGATGGCGAAGGAGCTGTACGCGTCGCTGAGCGGCTTGCTGACGTGGGCCGAGCGCCACCGCGACTCGATCGCCGCGTCCCGCGTCGTCTACGACGAGAGGGTCACTGCCTGA
- a CDS encoding snapalysin family zinc-dependent metalloprotease, producing MARKFFVSASVSLALLAVPVTAGQAAAVEPAQSAAAVTTVYYDASGAPSFRAAIQAGAANWNNSVSNVKLQESSSGATLRYTEGNDPSGSYAETDGHGRGTIFIDYTQAQQYNQTRIAAHETGHALGLPDNYQGPCSELMSGGGPGPSCTNAKPNAQEVSRVNSLWANGLLSTGTMQRIYNY from the coding sequence ATGGCAAGGAAGTTCTTCGTCTCCGCGTCCGTGAGCTTGGCGCTGCTCGCCGTCCCGGTGACCGCGGGGCAGGCAGCGGCGGTCGAACCCGCCCAGTCGGCCGCGGCGGTGACCACGGTCTATTACGACGCCTCGGGAGCGCCCAGCTTCCGTGCCGCCATCCAGGCGGGTGCGGCGAACTGGAACAACTCGGTGTCCAACGTGAAGCTGCAGGAGAGCTCGTCGGGAGCCACCCTGCGCTACACCGAGGGCAACGACCCTTCGGGTTCGTACGCCGAGACCGACGGCCACGGCCGCGGCACCATCTTCATCGACTACACGCAGGCTCAGCAGTACAACCAGACGCGGATCGCCGCGCACGAGACCGGCCACGCGCTCGGCCTGCCGGACAACTACCAGGGTCCGTGCTCCGAACTGATGTCCGGTGGCGGCCCCGGCCCGTCCTGCACCAACGCGAAGCCGAACGCCCAGGAGGTCTCCAGGGTGAACTCGCTGTGGGCCAACGGCTTGCTGTCGACCGGCACCATGCAGCGCATCTACAACTACTGA
- a CDS encoding choice-of-anchor Q domain-containing protein: protein MEVLAKVSSTTFAPGDTVLLRRGGAWSGGLAVKGSGVTIGAYGTGARPIVKGNTEACVDLPGDDNVVQDLQIGVAADAGRCSWAGVKVSGDRNKVLSNLITGAGAGVFIAPSADHTEITQNDLVDNNHMTVVTPGGNDDSGAFAALVQGNDSDIGWNRISGSIAKSDDFGGLDGAAVEIFYGSRNVIHHNISEDNETFTELGTDTKDPDGVSTGNVFEYNAVFGAKTRGGIVTRGAEDGNGPVLGTVFRNNSLRLSNAESEGFVCYGGCTNQMLKMTQNIVQAAYKVGYADPTFTATDHNVYFGGLRQFTAGATDKVADPKFTSATNLVLKAGSPAIDLGTTKYDDRDVDGNPVYAGARVDAGAYEFQG from the coding sequence GTGGAAGTCCTGGCGAAGGTCTCCTCGACCACGTTCGCGCCCGGTGACACCGTGCTGCTGCGGCGGGGCGGGGCCTGGAGCGGCGGGCTCGCCGTCAAAGGCTCGGGCGTCACGATCGGCGCGTACGGCACCGGCGCCCGCCCGATCGTCAAAGGCAACACCGAAGCGTGCGTCGACCTGCCTGGCGACGACAACGTGGTGCAGGACCTCCAGATCGGCGTCGCCGCCGACGCCGGGCGCTGTTCATGGGCCGGGGTGAAGGTGTCCGGCGACCGCAACAAGGTGCTGTCGAACCTGATCACCGGCGCCGGCGCGGGCGTGTTCATCGCGCCGTCGGCGGACCACACCGAAATCACGCAGAACGACCTCGTCGACAACAACCACATGACCGTCGTGACCCCTGGCGGCAACGACGACTCCGGCGCGTTCGCCGCGCTGGTCCAGGGCAACGACTCCGACATCGGCTGGAACCGGATCAGCGGCTCGATCGCGAAGTCCGACGACTTCGGCGGCCTCGACGGCGCCGCTGTCGAGATCTTCTACGGGTCCCGCAACGTCATCCACCACAACATCTCCGAGGACAACGAGACCTTCACCGAACTCGGCACGGACACGAAAGACCCCGACGGCGTCTCGACCGGCAACGTCTTCGAGTACAACGCGGTCTTCGGCGCCAAGACGCGCGGCGGGATCGTCACGCGCGGTGCCGAGGACGGCAACGGGCCGGTGCTCGGCACGGTGTTCCGCAACAACTCTCTCCGGCTCTCGAACGCCGAGTCGGAGGGTTTCGTCTGCTACGGCGGCTGCACGAACCAGATGCTGAAGATGACGCAGAACATAGTCCAGGCCGCGTACAAGGTCGGCTACGCGGACCCGACCTTCACCGCGACCGACCACAACGTCTACTTCGGCGGGCTCCGGCAGTTCACGGCGGGAGCGACGGACAAGGTGGCCGACCCGAAGTTCACGTCGGCGACGAACCTCGTCCTGAAGGCGGGGAGCCCGGCGATCGACCTCGGCACCACGAAGTACGACGACCGCGACGTCGACGGGAACCCGGTGTATGCCGGTGCGCGGGTCGACGCGGGCGCCTACGAGTTCCAGGGCTAG
- a CDS encoding SRPBCC family protein: protein MTGALTGRGGGRYRFHDTWVLPASPKAVFDAVVDLAAYPLWWRDVRSVSQVDEDTAELVCRSRLPYALTVRMHRDRQDEHEGRVRVLLSGDLEGMLAGALTAVGGGTLLEITQEVEARKPLLRKLDRIARPVFRINHALMMRRGQHGLRGYLGR, encoded by the coding sequence ATGACGGGCGCGCTCACGGGTCGTGGAGGCGGTCGGTACCGCTTCCACGACACGTGGGTGCTTCCCGCTTCACCCAAGGCGGTCTTCGACGCCGTCGTGGACCTCGCCGCGTATCCGTTGTGGTGGCGTGACGTCCGTTCGGTCAGCCAGGTCGACGAGGACACCGCCGAACTCGTCTGCCGGTCCAGGCTGCCGTACGCGCTGACCGTGCGGATGCACCGCGACCGGCAGGACGAGCACGAGGGCCGCGTTCGGGTCCTGCTCAGCGGCGACCTCGAAGGGATGCTGGCGGGCGCACTGACCGCGGTGGGCGGTGGCACCCTGCTGGAGATCACCCAGGAGGTCGAGGCGCGGAAACCGTTGCTGCGCAAGCTCGATCGCATCGCCAGGCCGGTCTTCCGGATCAACCACGCGCTCATGATGCGACGGGGGCAACACGGCCTGCGGGGCTATCTGGGGCGCTAG
- a CDS encoding ATP-binding protein, producing MPSTTRIRTRRGSLARQLLILQLAVLFVLVAAGVAFAYLDSVRATEDRARDKVTAVAEAVADAPGVLAALSTSEPSRTLQPFAQSVRADTEVDFVTIMDTNGIRYTHPNPELIGQPFIGNIGEAQRGGKVVETYAGSLGPSERVVVPVRGAAGQVVALVSVGITVEAIDAELRERLWPLLGVAAAVLVVGGIGSYLVSARLRRQTRGIAPGELSNLFEYHEAVLHSMREGLLLVGGDGRVVLCNDGARALLGVDGDPVGRELSALDIPEDLVEAFTSGEERTDELHLTEARVLVVSTAPVRSRGEAMGTVVILRDHTELQALTGELTTVRGLAEALRSQAHEAANRLHTVVSLVEIGRPEQAVEFATEELALAQELTDRVVGAVAEPVLAALLLGKAAEASERGVEFTITPDTVMEDSDTGVPPRDLVTILGNLIDNGIDAAAGNAGDGGRPGVEVTVRADAGGLLLRVADTGPGVEDVEEVFRRGWSTKPEDGHGLGLALVGQAVRRHGGTIDVGRDEGAVFTVCLPPKEPTR from the coding sequence GTGCCCTCGACGACGCGGATCCGGACCAGGCGCGGCAGTCTCGCCCGCCAGCTGCTGATTCTGCAGCTCGCGGTGCTGTTCGTGCTCGTCGCGGCCGGGGTGGCCTTCGCCTATCTCGATTCCGTCCGTGCCACCGAAGACCGGGCGCGGGACAAGGTGACCGCGGTCGCCGAAGCGGTGGCGGACGCGCCCGGTGTCCTCGCCGCACTGTCCACATCGGAACCCAGCCGGACACTGCAGCCGTTCGCGCAGAGTGTCCGCGCGGATACGGAAGTGGATTTCGTGACCATCATGGACACGAACGGGATCCGCTACACGCACCCGAATCCGGAGCTCATCGGCCAGCCGTTCATCGGGAACATCGGCGAGGCGCAACGCGGTGGCAAGGTCGTCGAGACCTACGCCGGTTCGCTCGGCCCTTCCGAACGCGTGGTGGTCCCGGTGCGTGGCGCCGCGGGACAGGTCGTCGCGCTGGTCTCGGTCGGCATCACCGTCGAAGCGATCGACGCCGAACTGCGCGAACGCCTGTGGCCGCTGCTCGGGGTCGCGGCGGCGGTGCTGGTGGTCGGCGGGATCGGCAGTTACCTGGTCAGCGCCCGGCTCCGGCGGCAGACCAGGGGGATCGCGCCGGGGGAACTGAGCAACCTGTTCGAGTATCACGAAGCCGTCCTGCACTCGATGCGCGAAGGGCTGCTGCTCGTCGGCGGCGACGGGCGGGTGGTGCTGTGCAACGACGGCGCCCGCGCGCTGCTGGGCGTCGACGGCGATCCGGTCGGCCGGGAACTGTCCGCATTGGACATTCCCGAAGACCTCGTCGAAGCGTTCACTTCGGGGGAGGAGCGCACCGACGAACTCCACCTCACCGAAGCCAGGGTGCTCGTCGTCAGCACGGCGCCGGTGCGCTCGCGGGGGGAGGCGATGGGCACCGTCGTGATCCTTCGTGATCACACCGAACTCCAGGCGCTGACCGGTGAACTCACCACCGTGCGCGGACTGGCCGAGGCACTGCGGTCGCAGGCGCACGAGGCGGCGAACCGGCTCCACACCGTCGTTTCGCTGGTCGAGATCGGCCGCCCCGAACAGGCCGTCGAGTTCGCGACCGAAGAACTCGCGCTGGCGCAGGAACTCACCGACCGCGTGGTCGGCGCGGTCGCCGAACCGGTGCTGGCGGCGTTGCTGCTGGGCAAGGCGGCGGAGGCGAGCGAACGCGGCGTCGAGTTCACGATCACGCCCGACACCGTCATGGAGGACTCGGACACCGGCGTCCCGCCGCGGGATCTGGTGACCATCCTCGGCAACCTGATCGACAACGGGATCGACGCGGCGGCGGGGAACGCCGGCGACGGCGGACGGCCGGGGGTCGAGGTCACCGTCCGCGCGGACGCCGGCGGATTGCTGCTGCGGGTCGCCGACACCGGGCCGGGTGTCGAGGACGTCGAAGAGGTGTTCCGGCGCGGCTGGTCCACGAAACCCGAGGACGGTCACGGTCTCGGTTTGGCACTGGTGGGTCAGGCGGTGCGGCGGCACGGTGGGACGATCGACGTCGGCCGCGACGAGGGCGCGGTGTTCACCGTGTGCTTGCCGCCGAAGGAGCCGACACGATGA